GTTATTTGAAAATTacgtaaaagaaaaacaagtttGTGTTATGCAGTGTAATAAAAGCTAATAAGCTAATTGTGTCCAGTCTTTAAAAGAATGTTGATTATGCTACTCTGTTCTTCAAAATGGTTATTGTGTTCAATCGATGAGTTTACagttaatcaaataaaaagtcTGAGAAACTGGATGGTCTAAGATCTGAGTGTGATCATCAtcttcattatcatcatcatcaagatAAAATGGATATGGGTATTCTCCACGTGACTTaatcaaataaacaataaattggAAGATCATCAATGAATCGTACACAGCTGTTGTTAACACAAATagcattttacagaaaataaagtaatatttgTTTCCAGGCTATCCGAGATTCTAAAAACTACAGAAGTGCATTTTCCAATCTATGTGGTACAATTATATAATGCACTTatgtagtaaaaataaataaatttcctcTCTGACATTACCTTAcagcactttattttttaaattgcaaagtcgttatttttctttacgtatttttcaaacaaaatcttacatactattttttttttttatcctgccAGGACTTAGAGGTAAAGccattgtgtctgtgtgtgtctgtgtgttgttCTCAGCATATGCGGTCAGGTCGGTAATACTGCAATCCTCTTACAGCAGCCAGCGCGCGCTCAGGTGGGACGCCGCACTGCGCGCGCTCCCAATTTCACTTGATTAAATGGCTGTTTCAAAGCCGCTTAACTGCACCGATTCCATTGACCAGCCAAGTCAAGGCGATTTCATCACCATTAATTCGTTTACTTTCTCAGATTGCCTTAAAAAGCAACTAGTTACCACCTATTGTCAAATAAGCAGCAGCTGCAATAACTTAAAGGTAGGAGTGACACGAGGACTGGATCTCGTGCAGAAAACAAGTCAGGTGACAAAGCCTAGTTTAAATATATGATCTGCTAATTTATAATTCTTGTGCTATTGAAGTAGATATGTTTTTAGCCCTTGAAAATTCAACAGTTTTATCTTTTGATACTTTTCCTTACACCCTTTTAAACTCTCGAAAAAGAGAAACCAGTACATGGACTGCTTATTGAAACGCAGCTTCACGACATTTTAAGgcgagttttgtttttttaagctgcCTAACGAAAAATAGACATTGCAATGCTTAATTGAACACccgattattaatattattcggCTCTACCCACCTGATCAGATGAAAACTCCCTTAGCCTGCGCCTGAGGATTACAACTTCCTGTAATTGTAACATTCTCCCTAATTACCTAATAGCATTGCTGCCAGACTCCTGCCAATAATGAAACACTTTGGAGCGTTAACCGCAGTGATTGGAGATGTGATGACAACACGATAGCAGCAAATTACGCCCCCTCAGCTGAGACGCAGCTCAAGCACACTTGTCTCTGCGCGGGTTTCAATATCTACAATTAAACACAATCTTACAGTGACAAGACAACCCACGGATTAGACTCTCTGAACCGAGAGGtgaatcattttcacaaagcaacggtgtttgtttttctcagtctgaaattaaagaaaaaatctttCATGAACGCAACGGGCTGAATTAATGACCCAGCTTTTCTTCTTCAAGTTATTGGTAAATGAACCATATTGTGGACAAttgacataaaatatatatttagatctGTAAATACAATTATTGTGTAATCTAATTATTGTATAATAGTGCTATATCATGTATGCACAGTCACTGATGCAAATAATCGGACACATACTCTCTCTATAGaatttacaaaaacacagaagcaGTGTGTTTAAAGAAAGCGCAAAAAGGTTGCAAAAGTCGAGCTGTATGTAATGCAGGAGGTTTTCTCGGCCTCCCTCTAATTAATCCATAGAGGACTAATTCAGTTCTCCGCCCCGCAGGCGCGTGATTGGCTGAGCGCACATTCCCCACTGCAATTTGCCGCCTGTCACTCACCTCCCAATAAATAGTAATGTTCCTGGCGGTGGGTAGACGAAGAGATTTACGTTTCtgcgttttttttctcccaaggTTTGCAGACGAAGGGACGCGGCCTGGAGGTTTTGGTTTTGTCCAAACAAGCGGCGAGAACTGCGTTCCGGCCGAGCTCTTTCAAAATGAACCTAAACTACACATCTCCGGGCGCGCAGATGCCCAGCCAGAGGTCAACGTCTTTCTTCATTGAAGACATTTTGCTCCACAAACCGAAGCCTTTGCGGGATGTTTTTCCGTCGCCTTTTTCAAACTCGCTCGCATCTCGGATGCCACTGCTCGAATACGGATACCCGCTCATGCCCACCCCGATCCTCGCCTCCCACCCGCACCATCCGCTGCACAAGCCCGAGCATCATCCCTACTTCTTCACCTCTGGTAAGAAAGAATTACccatctctccctttctctctctctttctctctggagGAGCCCATCTAACAGGTGTGCAGAATGCAAAAAATACGGGATTCAActgatgctttttttatatatagaatgTTGCTATTCGTGTGCGTGATAATTCTGAATGTTTGTTGGAGGGCAACGAAGTCGATCCAGTatataaattctaaataaaGTCAGAAGATGCAGAAATGACTGTACTTTAAGCAAACTTCTTTCTGTTTCTAGAAAAAACACTTATGCACTTAATTTAATACAAAGCTTTGTACAACAAGCATACATTTTTacactatttaaatattaaattattatattttttattaattatatcgttaattttatattaaatttcaaATAGGTTGAATATAAAATACGAATACGTGCCAAACTTTAATGACTAATCCTatcaaatgtttttataaaaattgtaaGAATGCTTACATTTtggaagattttattttttttctcatatgaACTGTTACTTTTTTGTAAAGGAGTGCAGATGCCATCGTTGTTCCAGCATCACCCGGAGCTGCCCGGGAAGCACTGCAGGCGTAGGAAAGCGCGCACCGTCTTCTCGGACTCGCAGCTCTCTGGACTGGAGAAGCGTTTTGAAATGCAGCGGTATCTCTCAACCCCGGAGCGCGTGGAGCTGGCCACAGCACTCAGCCTCTCAGAAACACAGGTACGCCTTAAAATCGCCTCGACCTTTAAGAATATTCAGTACCTGAGATGTGGAAAGAAAAGTTTATAACGAATTTTTTTCTTACCTTTTTAACCGTTTGCGCAGGTGAAAACTTGGTTTCAGAACCGAAGAATGAAGCATAAAAAGCAATTAAGGAAAACGCAGGAAGAGCAGAAGACACCAGGGGATTCGGACAGATCTCTGGAGAACTCGAGCGCCAGCGAGCTGCACGATAAAAGCGCAGGAGACGCAAAAGACGCAATGAGTCCGGACAGATACACGGTGGACGAAAACGAAGACGATGTCGATATTGAGGACGACATTTGCTCCCCTGAACATTTACTATAGACCGAATAACAATGAACTAAATCGCCCATGTACATATCGATTACTGAATTTTTAGATAGTAAAttctatttagattttttttctttttatatttaaattaataatcatttaaaactaTATTATTCAAGCGCTTATGACATTGCGTTATCAGCTGAATGACTCATGATTCCAGGTAGCTTCGTCCAGGAAgaattgctattattattattattattattattataccacCACCAATCTTTTCGCCCATCTGACGACAAAAATGAAAGGATCAGGTTTGAAATATCACAAGCCACAGTGACTTTTTGTGAATATGGGAGGGGAGTAAATATTGTATTTGACAATCTGTAAATATTATCACGGTATATAGCACTTGTTCAATTTACACTGTATAATTGAGCACGCGCGCAGCAGTGACTTGGGGATGTTTTTGACGCATCATATCCATCAACTCTAAAACTGTGATGTGTCTCTTGTTaatgcaaaaatgttaaaaaaaaatatgtacagtaaaataattATCAAAGAAATTATGGTTTGTTTAAAGCAACCCGTTATCATTTTCGATATTATTTTGACATCCTTTTCTGTCATGTCAAGGTTACTGACTTTACCGGGCTTGGTGGAATAAGTAAGTTTAAAAAAACGAGAAAAAATTACAACACAACAAtaggctattattattatcattattaatattattgtattgAAAGCATTTTACAAATTTCAAAAACCTAAAGGAATCATTTGCTTGTTATTAACGTCTTATTACAAAGCGTTTATTAGGCTACCACCCTGacatatttaacaaattatttctaaaatgatttcaaatatcaaataactagtttgtctatttatttatttatttatattactcatttatttttttaaagctaaagcAGAGTTTTAAGCACTGCGTTTTGGTATTTTTTGGTGTACTGAATTTAATGCGCACAGGAAGTAAACAAGCAAAGAAAATCTTACTCGTTCCTTTCTTTTCAcgagttttttaaaaattaactgaatattttccatttttatttcacacTGTTTTTGAACAAGTTTGCTAAACCACGTTCAATTGTACACACATATTTAATGTCTGTCCACCTCTCAATATGtcactgtaaatgtaatataaattgttagttaaatgtatttatttatttatttattcattcatttatttattcattcatttatttgtatcAACATTACGGAGCAGGTCTCGGAAATATGTAATTTTTAAGGTCAATAATCTCGTTAAATGTTGCGTATAATCCCCTTTATAAGAATGTTTATGCAAGCCATATAATACGTATATTTAATAAgtgcatttattaataattaatttattattatccaTAACACAAACTACCAAAAAGAGACTCCTTGGGTCGAgctaaatttttaataatatttaacaataCCTTTCCACACACACCTTTCCACTTTCTCATTTCCACagcttaattatttttaaggcTTGATTGACAATAATAAGTCTGCTGTCAGGATTGAAATGAACAGCGCGTGCAACAGGACGCACGCAAATTCGCGCTCAATTCAAAGCTTTAATAGggacgttttttttctttttctttcttccagcCTTGGAAAAACAACTCGAAATGCCGTttgaattgtaaaataaataaataaataaataaattggtaaaAAGCTGGCTGAGCGAGCAGGCCGTGTGGAAGGTGATCAATTAAAAGATTAAGCGTTCGATTAGAGCGCCGCTCTCTCTAATGGCGGCTCATCAGCTCATTTGCAAAGGCCGCGGCGTCGCGCGCACATCAaagactgggaccaaaaaaaaGAGGGGGATGCTAATGCAACCTCCTTCATGAGAGAGGGAgggatagagggagagagactcCTTCAATTAACCGATTTCTATGGCACGAAAGAGAgtgcgcgcgagagagagatagaaagagagaaagaaaaagcgcGCGCGCAACGTAAAGAGAGTCGGTCTGGAAAGTCTCATTAATTCAAAAGGCTGTGCGTTTATGAGGCTCGCGCGCGGAGGCTTGACGCCGAAAACAACGGAGCATCAAAGCGGATATGATGGGTTAAATAGAGGCTataatctaattaaaatattacatgcGAGCAAATAGCTCTTTGATACCGATCTAAGGCTTCCATTAAAAGGGTAGGTGCTCGAGATTGTTTCAAGGGGGAGGGAATTATCactttaaaaatatagaaaacaagTTTACAGGCTCTAATCAGAGAAGGCTTCAAAGTGGCATCTTTGTTTGACCCTCTTTTTTCTCAGTCAGAGAAAAGGGAATGGGTAAAGTGGGAATAATCAGACTAATGGGCAGGAAGTGACTGAAAATCAGCACAGTGGTGTGGTCAGTGCGCAGCCAGGTGTGTTCATAAAGTAATAAGGCGACAAAATTCATGATGCTATGataagtagaaaaaaattatacaaatagcATGGATTGTGTTCTGATAcaactttttattataaaaatataatgcatgCATTATATTTTTCCTAAGCAAATATTCATATGAATTatggaaaatgttttacacCATGCAAATATTTAGCCACACCCAGTCAATACGTAcggcattattattatcaatttaCAATTATgctgataagataagataaaataaaaatctaagcatgtaacataaaataaaatcacacaagTGCACATAATTTATGTTGGGACAAAAATGAGTACAACTACAATTAGACACATTAGATGATACTGCAATACATTAACAACACATTGATATTATAaacagacatactgtaacacGTGTTTCAATTCAGATTCAGCTGCTTTTCTGCTCATGAGTTCTACAGTTTAGTGAAATGGATACCTTTTTAGTGGTGGTTGACAGAAGGTGGAGAGGACCTGCATGGATGCTAGTAAACCGTGCTACAACCTGTTTCTCCTGCTCGTGCCGTTTCCTCAGCATCTCAAATGTAGACAGCTGCGTGAGATCTACTCCTAACTGGAAATGAGCAGGttgctcaaaaacactctcctgcTCAGTCTTGTCTGTGTCCCTCTTCTTCAGCTGCTGAGGTGCTTTCGGTTTTGCAATGGTTTTGGCATATTCCAGGGCCTGGtaagaaacaaagatttaacaaaaagtaaaacattgttaTTAAAAAGGATATTGTGGGAATTAAACACATATAGGCCTATATAATGCCTGTTAAAGAAGCTTGTACTTGTGTTTAGCTTTAATCAACACTTTGAATGGTTATTCAGTCAGCAGCAGCTCCAGTGTCAAGACTTAAAATAGTTTGAGGCAAGTTTGcgagaaatgaataaaacaagaaatataCTCAATTATAGgaaaatacatttactgtatattattgtatAACTATATAATTATAGGAAATACAAGATGGTGTGATTTGGACTGATGTAAAGCAGAGTTGCTTCACTGTTCCCACTTATTTGGTAAAAAATTGGaagtttacttatttatttatttttgcaattaAAGGATGCACAAAAGTGGTTAATTCTACTTTTACAACCACAAGTTGCCAGtgattacaattttaaaattattattaattgaatCATCGTACTTTCAACAAGTTATAGTTCTacttaatgttgtggaacattaTGAAATAAGTTAGTTCCTGATATCTCTTAAACGCTACAGCAGTTATAAACAGATGCTCCCTCACCAACCTCAGTTTTCTATCTCTAaaaataagggggaaaaaaaaaaaactagaaaggACAAGGACTCCCACATGACACAAAAATGTACTGTTACAAAGCACAGAAACCTGACACTCActtcataaatgtaaaataaaagagtTATTGTATGTTTTTCTGTATCAAtcttaatatactgtatcaatCTCAATGTAACATCTAAATGGTTAATTATTAGATTTGATTGTGTGGAGCGTCACCATACAAGTCCCTCTGAATTTGTAAGTTGTTACTACAGAATCAATAATGTATCAGAACAAGTAAATTACTGTAATAGGTGATTTAAATTACATCTGGAACTGTGGTCAGAGCTGTTGTAATAAAAGAATCAAGACACAACAGACCATGCTGTTATGAAAAAGTATTAATATTGCGCATCACAAAAGTGCATTTATTGGCCAATCAACGTGATATAAGTGGCCTAACACACTTAAGACAATGCTGTTATATTACAATAATGCAATGTTAAATCCACTAAATACTCATGAATGACAAGtcacacattttaatgttttttagctAAATTTAGTGCTGTGAAATGTTGGCGAGATAAGACTAACAATTATGTATCTACCTGTATATGAGCTGTCGATATACGAGTAACAATAAATTACTATAAGAAGCATATGAATATAAAGCTACTTTCCAAGCTGTGCAGCTATATGAAAACAATGCACGTATGCAAGAGCAATCAGTGGATATTCTATAAAGGGAAttaatcagcagtttctgaTCAATCGAAATTGAGAATTAATCAGAATTTTGGTAactttgttaattatttttacacatatttATCCACATAACTAgtatattattactttttttattcctaaaatgTACCTCACAGTATGTGTCAGTAttcaaaaaatatgtaaacgtTTGAGCTGAAATGGGGAGATAACCAATCAAACCCCTGAGGCATAGAATAGTCCAGATAAACGATACATGATAAACCCAGTGTTGTgttttcaggcctccttcaccTTGTTCCTGGGAACGCTGTTCTTCTTGTCACTGCCCACTGGGCTCCTGGTCGGCACAGAGGGAATCCTATTTATCTTCTTGTTCTGCTCACGGATCACATTTGAATACAGCTTCTGTTGTCTAATTTTCTCAGCCTGAcagcggagagagagagagagcagcagatTACAAAAGGGAGGTTTAATTACCTAAGCCGTTTTCTCCCTTAAGGCCCCTCTGCCccattgtgtctctctctcggtgGCCACTTCACAGCagcaaacaaaactaaacaaatctCATCATCTCCCTGGAACCTGTGTCAAACACAAATCAGTGTCTGCCGTGACAAAAACCCATCTGAAAATCAGATTCATTGAAGGTTGTACTATTGGTGACagaagaaaaacaggaaaatgaCCCACTCCAGGGCCTACACTCATTAGGTTTGTAAATTCCTTTATGTTGTGTTTGCAGTGATGAAAGTCTGTCACATTCATAAGTAGAAAAACAGAgacatgaaaaacatttaatagcTAGCAATAGGTATTTATAATAAGTTAAATTAACAAGAAGAGATGGGGAATGCGTGATTCAATTACACCCATGTAATTGCAGATCTTCCTGCTGGGTCCTTTCCTAGACATTATGCTATTACAGTTCTTACCACATCCACGGCAACAGTGTTGGATGGTCCGAGACCTCCCAGCTTCATATCCCGATTCAAGTTCTTGTAGTCCTTCAATGTGTATACCTGAATGGAGAGAACAAATAAGGTGAGTTTTCATATGAGAGTGGCAGCTTTGAGCAATATGTTGCACTAATGCAGTGATAATCTTTATAGTTATATACCCAATAATCAGTACCCAGGgaaaataaagatatttttgGGCAACCAATTCAAAAAGAATGGAAGAAGAAAGTAAAGCTGGGAGATATTGAAAGAGTAAGCAGTTAATCTGTAATGGATGTCTAAGATGCACTCGAGCAGCAATCCACAAGCTCTTCCAAAGAAAAAGGGGCTAATCAGGCCAGATCAAGCCGGCTCCTTCGGGCTCTAGGGTCTGTCTCGGATCAACCATTCGTCATGGACACTGCAGGATGCTTATTTTCTCTACTGATCTGTTCCCACTGTTTTACAAATTTATCCCATAATCCGATGAGACATGATGGCAGCCATGGTTCAGTTAAAGAGAAGAGGCAATCTGTTTTATGGCGTAAAGACGACTTAATCTTGAGAGGGCATCAAGTGGATGTGTTGCATGGTATAATGACCACTTGCTGGTTCTATGTGTGTCTACCACTGAGCTGTTTGTTTGGCAGCCGATATGTTGCTATCGTAGCATTGCTgggtaaaaatatttagtttggtGCTTAAATAACCATCCAGATGCTAATTTCTAAAGTTGTATTAAAACCAATAGCTCAACATTAGTTACTATTTTTTGGGGTGTTTGACCTGCCTGAAGATACTGTAGTTATATTGGTGTTTCCTGTCTATGTGTACAATGTTTCTTTAGTCTCTAGTCTCCTTTTATCATCCAGATCTTTTTAGAATTAAAAAAGCAGCTCATGATCTTTTGAGGTTTCTATGCTAGTGAGCTGCTGATCTAGCTACCTGTGCTTATTTTTGGAAGGCAGATCTGAGGGCCACACCTGCAGATCTCACACTGACACAGGACAAAGAGACTGCGGTTAAATGCAAATGAGCTTCCGAGCAGCCCGGCCTGACACATGCCATTTAATCACCTCATCCTTAAATTTAGTTTAGCTTCATTACTGACACCACCCTTCATATTATCATATCAAAGCAATTAACAGCATCTTCACTTACTTGTAATATTAGCCTACAGATCTACACACAGCAATAGCAATCATTACCTTCATCAAGGGGGAGGAGAAAGATTT
The sequence above is drawn from the Clarias gariepinus isolate MV-2021 ecotype Netherlands chromosome 17, CGAR_prim_01v2, whole genome shotgun sequence genome and encodes:
- the bsx gene encoding brain-specific homeobox protein homolog; amino-acid sequence: MNLNYTSPGAQMPSQRSTSFFIEDILLHKPKPLRDVFPSPFSNSLASRMPLLEYGYPLMPTPILASHPHHPLHKPEHHPYFFTSGVQMPSLFQHHPELPGKHCRRRKARTVFSDSQLSGLEKRFEMQRYLSTPERVELATALSLSETQVKTWFQNRRMKHKKQLRKTQEEQKTPGDSDRSLENSSASELHDKSAGDAKDAMSPDRYTVDENEDDVDIEDDICSPEHLL